One window of Sardina pilchardus chromosome 2, fSarPil1.1, whole genome shotgun sequence genomic DNA carries:
- the usp53b gene encoding inactive ubiquitin carboxyl-terminal hydrolase 53 — MAWVKLFKKQGGSLGKTYQPGSMLSLALTKGLLNEPGQNSCFLNSAVQVLWQLDIFRRSLRQLSGHFCLGDACIFCALKSIFSQFQQSRERALPSDTLRHALAETFKDEQRFQLGLMDDAAECFENILERIHLHIVANTASEVCTSKSCITHQKFAMTLYEQFVCRSCGASSDPLPFTELVHYVSTTALCQQVERILEKSDRLRADMFGELLQAANTMGDLRNCPSNCGQSIKIRRVLMNCPEIVTIGFVWDAEQSDLTEDVIRSLGPHLNLSGLFYRVTDENAKRCDLHLVGMICYSSRHYSAFAYHSKSSKWVFFDDATVKEIGSKWKDVASKCMRGHYQPLLLFYANPDGGAVSNEDAPRQTTMWSRFKSPINGDISVTDGPHSGSKKLDGVRDSAPLRSGQSTHKSTQQSTSNSGYSRLRTAPGSPSRFRESSRESFQRGGELQKKEGERAHRRPDSLQSRDMTYPRATSPPENGLRSHPDQRMCSSQGRGSARQDRSSLHPQRSPQEPRGGGKARSSSWRPVREVLNVDSVLSELERRQQDSPRCARAALPQQRAPLPERKQKGLMTIYEDEGRHDSESRSSQDSQHRSATRAKAGANAPLRADNWTIQRTESGYESSDRLSSGSTNPDSPGVENFAGKELKLAQDAPQLRGQAHHNRGELKNDPARSPLYHSKHLLKSQGKNSDHLVKCSPSSSRRKLRYSSSSSKKGSTSERDPVPCNSRHEPEDLSLRGHRSDSPPRHLGKVSSSECNSSDDLTNPLSEQEDSAYRSSTSETAPAESPRPPRAPQLPAPRQPDPAPDTAPTRAKQAAAGAAGRQGADGRTPAFRPRLLQEPSQTSPRPSARAAAAAPSSSSSSSSAWRAEASGARTPSSDISSKSGSDQERSDGGSGGGGGGSVDGEDRGRRGSDRSSSSSGAGSGGVGGGGVGGPPSGSGVALTTYFSVDNCMTDTYRLKYHHQRPLLLSVAEPRPAGRGGAGGAGGAGGGGGGGGGEQRDAGLPGETQGASEHCRSRADLGYASSKPTAKWNPVAPKGLDEHGFL; from the exons ATGGCATGGGTGAAACTCTTCAAGAAGCAGGGTGGCAGTCTGGGAAAGACCTACCAGCCTGGCAGCATGCTCTCCCTCGCACTCACCAAGGGCCTGCTCAACGAGCCCGGGCAGAACAGCTGTTTCCTCAACAGCGCTGTACAG GTGTTATGGCAACTCGACATCTTCAGGAGAAGTCTGAGGCAGCTATCAGGGCATTTCTGTCTAGGGGATGCCTGTATTTTCTGTGCTCTTAAG AGTATTTTCAGTCAGTTCCAGCAGAGTCGCGAGCGAGCGTTGCCGTCGGATACGCTGCGCCACGCCCTGGCCGAGACGTTTAAGGACGAGCAGCGCTTTCAGCTGGGCCTGATGGACGATGCCGCCGAGTGCTTT GAAAACATTCTGGAGCGAATCCATCTGCACATTGTGGCAAACACGGCCTCAGAGGTCTGCACCTCCAAATCCTGCATCACGCACCAGAAGTTTGCCATGACGTTGTACGAGCAG TTTGTATGTCGAAGCTGCGGCGCCTCTTCCGATCCTCTTCCTTTTACCGAGCTGGTGCATTATGTCTCCACAACAGCACTCTG CCAACAGGTGGAGAGAATCCTGGAGAAGAGTGACAGACTGAGAGCAGACATGTTTGGGGAACTCTTGCAGGCGGCCAACACGATGGGTGACCTCCGCAACTGTCCT AGCAACTGTGGCCAGAGTATCAAGATCCGCCGCGTGCTCATGAACTGCCCCGAAATAGTGACCATCGGGTTTGTGTGGGACGCCGAGCAGTCTGACCTCACGGAGGATGTCATCAGGTCACTGGGTCCACACCTAAACCTCTCGGGG CTTTTCTACCGGGTCACTGACGAGAATGCAAAAAGGTGTGACCTTCACCTGGTGGGGATGATCTGCTACTCCAGCCGCCACTACTCTGCCTTTGCCTATCACAGCAAGTCTTCCAAATGGGTTTTTTTCGATGATGCTACAGTGAAAGAG ATCGGATCAAAGTGGAAAGATGTAGCTTCCAAGTGCATGCGGGGGCACTACCAGCCCCTCCTGCTGTTCTATGCCAACCCAGATGGGGGCGCCGTGTCTAACGAGGACGCCCCGAGACAGACCACCATGTGGTCGCGCTTTAAGTCTCCCATCAACGGGGACATTTCAG TGACTGACGGTCCTCATTCAGGGTCGAAGAAGCTTGACGGAGTAAGGGACAGTGCTCCTCTTCGCTCTGGACAGAGCACCCATAAGTCCACTCAGCAGTCCACATCCAACTCAGGCTACAGCAGAC TCAGAACTGCTCCTGGTAGTCCGAGCCGATTCCGAGAGTCTTCCAGGGAGAGTTTCCAGAGGGGCGGGGAGCTGCagaagaaggagggggagagggcccATCGAAGACCAGACTCTCTGCAGAGCcgag ATATGACATATCCTAGGGCCACGTCACCCCCAGAGAATGGCCTGCGGTCTCACCCTGACCAGCGGATGTGCTCGTCTCAAGGCCGGGGCTCCGCGCGGCAGGACcgctcctccctccacccccagcGCTCCCCCCAGGAGCCGCg gggagggggcaaggCGCGCAGCTCGTCCTGGCGACCGGTGCGCGAGGTCTTGAACGTGGACAGCGTGCTGAGCGAGCTGGAGCGCCGGCAGCAGGACAGTCCGCGCTGCGCCCGCGCCGCCCTCCCCCAGCAGAGGGCGCCGCTGCCCGAGCGCAAGCAGAAGGGCCTGATGACCATCTACGAGGACGAGGGGCGCCACGACAGCGAGAGCCGCAGCTCGCAGGACTCGCAGCACCGCAGCGCCACGCGTGCCAAGGCCGGCGCCAATGCGCCCCTCCGCGCCGACAACTGGACCATCCAGCGCACCGAGTCGGGCTACGAGAGCAGCGACCGGCTGAGCAGCGGCTCCACCAACCCGGACTCGCCCGGCGTGGAGAACTTCGCCGGCAAGGAGCTGAAGCTGGCGCAGGACGCGCCTCAGCTCAG GGGTCAGGCTCACCACAACAGAGGCGAGCTGAAGAATGACCCTGCTCGCTCCCCGCTCTACCACA GTAAACATCTGCTGAAATCTCAGGGAAAGAATTCAGATCATCTGGTGAAATGCAGTCCCAGTTCCAG TAGAAGGAAGCTCAGATATTCCTCCAGCAGTTCAAAGAAAGGCAGCACCTCAGAAAGGGACCCCGTGCCCTGCAACTCTCGGCATGAACCGGAGGATTTGTCCCTCCGGGGCCACCGTTCAGACAGTCCGCCGAGGCACCTGGGTAAAGTGAGCAGCTCCGAGTGCAACAGCTCGGACGACCTGACCAACCCGCTGTCGGAGCAGGAGGACAGCGCGTACCGCTCCAGCACCAGCGAGACGGCGCCGGCCGagtccccccgccccccgcgcGCCCCCCAGCTCCCGGCCCCGCGCCAGCCGGACCCCGCGCCGGACACGGCCCCGACCCGGGCCAAACAGGCCGCGGCGGGCGCCGCCGGGCGCCAGGGAGCCGACGGACGCACGCCCGCCTTCCGGCCGCGCCTGCTGCAGGAGCCGTCCCAGACGAGCCCGCGGCCCTCCGCccgtgccgccgccgccgccccttcctcctcctcctcctcctcctcagcctggAGAGCCGAGGCCAGCGGCGCCCGCACGCCCTCCTCCGACATCAGCTCCAAGTCGGGCTCGGACCAGGAGCGCAGCGacggcggcagcggcggaggaggcggcgggTCGGTGGACGGGGAGGACCGGGGCCGGCGCGGCTCggaccgcagcagcagcagctcgggCGCGGGGAGCGGCGGCGTCGGTGGCGGGGGCGTGGGTGGACCGCCGTCGGGGTCGGGGGTCGCGCTCACCACCTACTTCTCGGTGGACAACTGCATGACGGACACGTACCGCCTCAAGTACCACCACCAGAggccgctgctgctgtctgtgGCCGAGCCCAGGCCggcggggaggggaggagcaggaggagcaggaggagcaggaggaggaggaggaggaggaggaggagagcagcggGACGCGGGACTCCCCGGCGAGACGCAGGGCGCCTCGGAGCACTGCCGGAGCAGAGCTGACCTGG GCTATGCAAGCAGTAAGCCCACAGCAAAATGGAACCCAGTGGCTCCCAAAGGACTGGATGAGCATGGCTTTTTGTGA